From one Rosa rugosa chromosome 4, drRosRugo1.1, whole genome shotgun sequence genomic stretch:
- the LOC133743016 gene encoding uncharacterized protein LOC133743016: MPCFSFTQSKNSCFRSNFIRAGLRSTVTDLKDGGTTMHCWVPKSPNPSKPNLLLLHGLGVNAMWQFADLIRHVTPHYNVYVPDLLFFGDSSTTRPDRSETFQAECVMRVMEAHSVRAFSLVGLSYGGFVGYRLAAQYKEAVERVVICCAAVCMEEKDLQERVFRVSDLDEAASILVPQTPDKLRELVKYTFFRPPPLGFMPSCLLRDFIETMFTDFVQEKKELIMAIPKNRKLSDLPKIPQPTLIIWGEHDNVFPLEYAHKLKMHLGENAQLAVIKDAGHAINAEKCKEFNKVIKSFLNC; this comes from the exons ATGCCATGCTTCAGCTTCACCCAGTCGAAGAACTCCTGCTTCCGGTCCAACTTCATCCGGGCCGGCCTCCGGTCCACCGTCACGGACCTCAAAGACGGCGGCACCACCATGCACTGCTGGGTCCCCAAATCCCCAAACCCCTCCAAACccaacctcctcctcctccacggCCTCGGCGTCAACGCAATGTGGCAGTTCGCTGACCTCATCCGCCACGTCACCCCTCACTACAACGTCTACGTCCCCGACCTCCTCTTCTTCGGCGACTCCTCCACCACCCGACCCGACCGCTCCGAGACGTTCCAGGCCGAGTGCGTCATGCGGGTCATGGAGGCCCACTCCGTCCGGGCCTTCAGCCTCGTGGGCCTCAGCTACGGCGGCTTCGTCGGGTACAGGCTGGCGGCCCAGTACAAGGAGGCCGTCGAGAGGGTGGTGATTTGCTGCGCCGCGGTGTGTATGGAGGAGAAGGACCTGCAGGAAAGAGTGTTTAGGGTTTCGGATTTGGACGAGGCTGCCAGCATTTTGGTGCCGCAGACGCCGGACAAGCTCCGGGAGCTTGTCAAGTACACTTTTTTCAGGCCGCCGCCGTTGGGGTTTATGCCGTCGTGCTTGCTCAGAGATTTCATCGAG ACAATGTTCACAGATTTTGTTCAAGAGAAGAAAGAGCTGATCATGGCCATCCCTAAAAACCGAAAACTTTCAGACCTTCCCAAGATTCCTCAG CCGACTCTTATAATCTGGGGAGAGCATGATAATGTATTTCCCTTGGAATATGCCCACAAACTAAAAAT GCACTTGGGGGAGAATGCTCAGCTTGCAGTAATCAAGGATGCAGGGCACGCGATAAACGCTGAAAAGTGCAAGGAGTTCAACAAGGTCATCAAGTCGTTCCTAAACTGCTAA